The Cyclopterus lumpus isolate fCycLum1 chromosome 6, fCycLum1.pri, whole genome shotgun sequence genome contains a region encoding:
- the rad52 gene encoding DNA repair protein RAD52 homolog isoform X2, with protein MYLHSRGARGGAPSSATEAGARVHQYQNGWRRTEDFIDIINGKFYVGVSAFIKVQLKDGAFHEDVGYGVSEGLRSKALSLEKARKEAVTDGMKRALKCFGNALGNCILNKEYLIAINKIPKQPPPPLDPAQTKRSEGEPLVEKARYASLVREEKLGSAVGPGRTPLEPRVLNHNHNYSEVHTPNAAGPADRKRDHIDSGPVMDSVNDGESSHTDPKQLRKLRQQQLQQKFRKEMETRIPQQKPDQAKSEHTEVTIGRVARGGLEDVPAPSESTSAGHRQPSCRDEHLADDPELWDFTLDGVDLLDGPNSIALVPSTPGNHTMQTRSKTPLRDPGRPPDEAPSYRGGQERVQYRPQLPNQHQARPGEVDSPYRQGQYMKKRRLDS; from the exons A TGTACCTACACAGCAGAGGAGCACGAGGCGGTGCACCGAGCTCTGCGACAGAAGCTGGGGCCAGAGTACATCAGTACCAGAATGgctggaggaggacagaag ACTTTATAGACATCATCAACGGGAAGTTTTATGTCGGTGTCAGTGCGTTTATCAAAGTGCAGCTGAAG GACGGGGCGTTCCATGAGGATGTAGGTTATGGTGTCAGTGAAGGACTGAGGTCTAAAGCTCTGTCGCTGGAAAAGGCGAGAAAGGAAGCGGTCACGGATGGCATGAAGAGAGCGCTGAA ATGCTTCGGTAATGCTCTTGGAAACTGCATCCTGAATAAAGAATACCTCATAGCCATTAACAAGATCCCCAAACAG cctcctcctcccctaGACCCGGCCCAGACTAAGCGATCTGAGGGCGAGCCCTTAGTGGAGAAGGCCCGGTACGCCAGTCTGGTCCGAGAAGAAAAGCTTGGATCTGCTGTGGGTCCTGGCAGGACGCCACTGGAGCCCAGAGTCctcaaccacaaccacaactaTTCAGAGGTTCACACTCCTAATGCTGCTGGCCCTGCTGACAGGAAGAGGGACCACATTGACTCCGG ACCTGTCATGGACTCTGTGAACGATGGGGAGTCATCGCACACAGACCCCAAACAGCTGAGAAAGCTccgacagcagcagcttcaacAGAAGTTcaggaaagagatggagaccAGGATACCTCAGCAGAAACCGGATCAAGCCAAGTCTGAGCACACAGAGGTCACTATTGGACGAGTAGCTCGTGGAG GTCTCGAAGATGTACCTGCGCCCAGTGAAAGCACCTCTGCTGGACACAGACAGCCCAGCTGCAGGGATGAGCATTTAGCAG atgATCCTGAGCTCTGGGATTTCACTCTGGATGGGGTTGATTTACTGGATGGCCCTAACTCCATAGCGCTCGTACCGAGCACACCTGGGAATCACACGATGCAGACGCGCAGTAAGACCCCTCTGAGAGATCCAGGCAGACCTCCAGATGAGGCCCCTTCGtacagaggaggacaggaacGGGTTCAATACAGACCTCAACTTCCGAACCAGCATCAGGCCAGACCAG GTGAAGTCGACAGTCCATACAGACAAGGACAGTACATGAAGAAACGCCGACTGGACTCGTGA
- the rad52 gene encoding DNA repair protein RAD52 homolog isoform X1, with translation MSKNAEERSAAAPTRFGQCTYTAEEHEAVHRALRQKLGPEYISTRMAGGGQKVCYVEGHRVIGLANEMFGYNGWSHSISQQNVDFIDIINGKFYVGVSAFIKVQLKDGAFHEDVGYGVSEGLRSKALSLEKARKEAVTDGMKRALKCFGNALGNCILNKEYLIAINKIPKQPPPPLDPAQTKRSEGEPLVEKARYASLVREEKLGSAVGPGRTPLEPRVLNHNHNYSEVHTPNAAGPADRKRDHIDSGPVMDSVNDGESSHTDPKQLRKLRQQQLQQKFRKEMETRIPQQKPDQAKSEHTEVTIGRVARGGLEDVPAPSESTSAGHRQPSCRDEHLADDPELWDFTLDGVDLLDGPNSIALVPSTPGNHTMQTRSKTPLRDPGRPPDEAPSYRGGQERVQYRPQLPNQHQARPGEVDSPYRQGQYMKKRRLDS, from the exons ATGTCCAAAAACGCCGAGGAGAGGAGCGCCGCTGCACCGACGCGCTTCGGACAA TGTACCTACACAGCAGAGGAGCACGAGGCGGTGCACCGAGCTCTGCGACAGAAGCTGGGGCCAGAGTACATCAGTACCAGAATGgctggaggaggacagaag GTTTGCTATGTTGAAGGGCATCGTGTAATTGGCCTGGCCAATGAGATGTTTGGATACAATGGATGGTCTCACTCCATCTCTCAGCAGAATGTTG ACTTTATAGACATCATCAACGGGAAGTTTTATGTCGGTGTCAGTGCGTTTATCAAAGTGCAGCTGAAG GACGGGGCGTTCCATGAGGATGTAGGTTATGGTGTCAGTGAAGGACTGAGGTCTAAAGCTCTGTCGCTGGAAAAGGCGAGAAAGGAAGCGGTCACGGATGGCATGAAGAGAGCGCTGAA ATGCTTCGGTAATGCTCTTGGAAACTGCATCCTGAATAAAGAATACCTCATAGCCATTAACAAGATCCCCAAACAG cctcctcctcccctaGACCCGGCCCAGACTAAGCGATCTGAGGGCGAGCCCTTAGTGGAGAAGGCCCGGTACGCCAGTCTGGTCCGAGAAGAAAAGCTTGGATCTGCTGTGGGTCCTGGCAGGACGCCACTGGAGCCCAGAGTCctcaaccacaaccacaactaTTCAGAGGTTCACACTCCTAATGCTGCTGGCCCTGCTGACAGGAAGAGGGACCACATTGACTCCGG ACCTGTCATGGACTCTGTGAACGATGGGGAGTCATCGCACACAGACCCCAAACAGCTGAGAAAGCTccgacagcagcagcttcaacAGAAGTTcaggaaagagatggagaccAGGATACCTCAGCAGAAACCGGATCAAGCCAAGTCTGAGCACACAGAGGTCACTATTGGACGAGTAGCTCGTGGAG GTCTCGAAGATGTACCTGCGCCCAGTGAAAGCACCTCTGCTGGACACAGACAGCCCAGCTGCAGGGATGAGCATTTAGCAG atgATCCTGAGCTCTGGGATTTCACTCTGGATGGGGTTGATTTACTGGATGGCCCTAACTCCATAGCGCTCGTACCGAGCACACCTGGGAATCACACGATGCAGACGCGCAGTAAGACCCCTCTGAGAGATCCAGGCAGACCTCCAGATGAGGCCCCTTCGtacagaggaggacaggaacGGGTTCAATACAGACCTCAACTTCCGAACCAGCATCAGGCCAGACCAG GTGAAGTCGACAGTCCATACAGACAAGGACAGTACATGAAGAAACGCCGACTGGACTCGTGA
- the rad52 gene encoding DNA repair protein RAD52 homolog isoform X3: MSKNAEERSAAAPTRFGQCTYTAEEHEAVHRALRQKLGPEYISTRMAGGGQKVCYVEGHRVIGLANEMFGYNGWSHSISQQNVDFIDIINGKFYVGVSAFIKVQLKDGAFHEDVGYGVSEGLRSKALSLEKARKEAVTDGMKRALKCFGNALGNCILNKEYLIAINKIPKQPPPPLDPAQTKRSEGEPLVEKARYASLVREEKLGSAVGPGRTPLEPRVLNHNHNYSEVHTPNAAGPADRKRDHIDSGPVMDSVNDGESSHTDPKQLRKLRQQQLQQKFRKEMETRIPQQKPDQAKSEHTEVTIGRVARGGLEDVPAPSESTSAGHRQPSCRDEHLAGSMILSSGISLWMGLIYWMALTP, from the exons ATGTCCAAAAACGCCGAGGAGAGGAGCGCCGCTGCACCGACGCGCTTCGGACAA TGTACCTACACAGCAGAGGAGCACGAGGCGGTGCACCGAGCTCTGCGACAGAAGCTGGGGCCAGAGTACATCAGTACCAGAATGgctggaggaggacagaag GTTTGCTATGTTGAAGGGCATCGTGTAATTGGCCTGGCCAATGAGATGTTTGGATACAATGGATGGTCTCACTCCATCTCTCAGCAGAATGTTG ACTTTATAGACATCATCAACGGGAAGTTTTATGTCGGTGTCAGTGCGTTTATCAAAGTGCAGCTGAAG GACGGGGCGTTCCATGAGGATGTAGGTTATGGTGTCAGTGAAGGACTGAGGTCTAAAGCTCTGTCGCTGGAAAAGGCGAGAAAGGAAGCGGTCACGGATGGCATGAAGAGAGCGCTGAA ATGCTTCGGTAATGCTCTTGGAAACTGCATCCTGAATAAAGAATACCTCATAGCCATTAACAAGATCCCCAAACAG cctcctcctcccctaGACCCGGCCCAGACTAAGCGATCTGAGGGCGAGCCCTTAGTGGAGAAGGCCCGGTACGCCAGTCTGGTCCGAGAAGAAAAGCTTGGATCTGCTGTGGGTCCTGGCAGGACGCCACTGGAGCCCAGAGTCctcaaccacaaccacaactaTTCAGAGGTTCACACTCCTAATGCTGCTGGCCCTGCTGACAGGAAGAGGGACCACATTGACTCCGG ACCTGTCATGGACTCTGTGAACGATGGGGAGTCATCGCACACAGACCCCAAACAGCTGAGAAAGCTccgacagcagcagcttcaacAGAAGTTcaggaaagagatggagaccAGGATACCTCAGCAGAAACCGGATCAAGCCAAGTCTGAGCACACAGAGGTCACTATTGGACGAGTAGCTCGTGGAG GTCTCGAAGATGTACCTGCGCCCAGTGAAAGCACCTCTGCTGGACACAGACAGCCCAGCTGCAGGGATGAGCATTTAGCAGGTTCT atgATCCTGAGCTCTGGGATTTCACTCTGGATGGGGTTGATTTACTGGATGGCCCTAACTCCATAG